From Hippea alviniae EP5-r, the proteins below share one genomic window:
- a CDS encoding type II toxin-antitoxin system Phd/YefM family antitoxin: METLTASEAKSKIQKLIDEVAESHRPITIKGKKNSVVMLSEEDWRAIEETLYLLNIPGMRESIKEGLETPLEECSKDIEW; the protein is encoded by the coding sequence ATGGAGACACTTACAGCATCTGAAGCAAAGTCTAAAATACAAAAGCTAATAGATGAAGTCGCAGAATCACATAGACCAATAACCATAAAAGGTAAAAAAAATAGTGTTGTTATGCTTTCGGAAGAAGACTGGAGAGCTATAGAAGAAACACTTTATCTACTTAATATACCCGGTATGAGAGAATCGATAAAAGAAGGGTTAGAAACTCCATTGGAAGAATGCTCAAAGGATATAGAATGGTGA
- a CDS encoding Txe/YoeB family addiction module toxin, whose product MVNWETYYTKQALKDAKKISNAGLKPKVEKLLNILRKDPFQNPPPFEKLVGDLSGAYSRRINIQHRLVYQIIKEKRAVKIIRMWTHYD is encoded by the coding sequence ATGGTGAATTGGGAAACCTATTACACTAAACAAGCTCTAAAAGATGCTAAAAAGATTTCCAATGCTGGTTTAAAACCTAAAGTGGAAAAATTGTTAAATATACTAAGAAAAGACCCTTTTCAAAATCCGCCACCTTTCGAAAAATTAGTTGGGGATTTGTCAGGAGCCTATTCAAGGAGAATAAATATACAACACAGACTTGTCTATCAAATAATAAAAGAAAAAAGAGCCGTAAAAATAATAAGGATGTGGACACACTACGATTAG
- a CDS encoding secondary thiamine-phosphate synthase enzyme YjbQ, with amino-acid sequence MKSYRKELWFNTKNRVEFINITPEVEKAVKESGIKEGLCLVNAMHITASVFINDDEKGLHQDYKEWLEKLAPHNPSLYKHNLTGEDNGDAHLKRQVMGREVVVAITDGKLDFGPWEQIFYGEFDGQRPKRVLIKIIGE; translated from the coding sequence ATGAAATCCTACAGAAAAGAACTCTGGTTCAATACGAAAAACAGGGTTGAATTCATAAACATAACGCCAGAAGTTGAAAAAGCCGTAAAAGAGAGCGGCATAAAAGAAGGATTATGTCTTGTCAACGCTATGCACATCACAGCTTCAGTATTTATAAACGATGATGAAAAGGGCTTGCATCAAGATTACAAAGAGTGGCTTGAAAAATTGGCTCCACACAACCCATCACTTTACAAACACAATTTAACGGGCGAAGACAACGGTGATGCCCATCTAAAAAGACAGGTGATGGGCAGAGAAGTCGTTGTCGCAATAACGGATGGCAAGCTCGACTTTGGACCGTGGGAACAGATATTTTACGGAGAGTTCGACGGTCAAAGACCCAAAAGAGTCCTAATAAAAATCATTGGCGAATAA
- the hypB gene encoding hydrogenase nickel incorporation protein HypB, whose product MKRVIVEKKILERNTESAQRIREILKNKGIFSLNFMSSPGAGKTTIIEKTIEALKDEVRVSFIDGDLDTDRDAERVKRLGVDVVQINTSGACHLDADMVLKALNKVSLDCDLLIIENVGNLVCPATFDVGADRNVVILSVPEGDDKVKKYPVMFNVADVILINKIDLYGVLDFDRDKVLKEIREVKPKAEVFELSAKTGVGFDEWIEYVKDFIRQ is encoded by the coding sequence ATGAAAAGGGTAATTGTTGAGAAAAAGATACTTGAAAGGAATACAGAATCAGCCCAGAGGATAAGGGAAATTTTGAAAAACAAAGGCATTTTTTCTTTAAATTTTATGTCATCTCCTGGTGCTGGTAAGACAACCATAATAGAAAAGACAATCGAAGCATTGAAGGACGAAGTCAGAGTATCGTTTATTGATGGCGACCTTGATACAGATAGGGATGCAGAAAGGGTAAAAAGATTGGGTGTTGATGTTGTGCAGATTAACACATCGGGTGCTTGCCATTTGGATGCAGATATGGTTTTGAAGGCTCTAAATAAGGTTTCGCTTGATTGCGATTTGTTGATTATTGAAAATGTGGGAAATCTCGTCTGCCCTGCCACATTTGATGTTGGTGCTGATAGAAATGTTGTTATATTAAGTGTTCCAGAAGGCGATGATAAGGTAAAAAAATACCCTGTTATGTTTAATGTGGCAGATGTGATTTTAATAAACAAGATAGACCTATACGGTGTTTTGGATTTTGATAGAGATAAGGTGTTAAAAGAGATAAGGGAAGTAAAACCTAAAGCAGAAGTGTTCGAGCTGAGTGCAAAAACCGGCGTTGGTTTTGATGAGTGGATTGAATATGTGAAGGACTTTATTCGCCAATGA
- a CDS encoding hydrogenase maturation nickel metallochaperone HypA: protein MHEGAIAESIVDILKDTAKENKLNKITKVALKIGKMSGVMIDALLFALDALRNEESIIEDAKFEVVENDIKAHCFVCDKDFYFEELTDIVLVCPDCSMPLEIIEGKEMEIIEIEGE, encoded by the coding sequence ATGCACGAAGGAGCAATAGCTGAAAGTATAGTTGATATATTAAAGGATACAGCTAAAGAGAACAAACTAAACAAGATAACAAAGGTTGCTTTGAAGATTGGAAAGATGAGCGGTGTCATGATTGACGCACTGCTTTTTGCGCTTGATGCCTTAAGGAATGAAGAGAGTATAATAGAAGATGCCAAGTTTGAAGTTGTTGAAAACGACATAAAAGCACACTGTTTTGTCTGTGATAAGGATTTTTACTTTGAAGAGCTAACGGATATTGTGCTTGTATGTCCTGATTGCTCTATGCCACTTGAGATAATTGAAGGAAAAGAAATGGAAATTATTGAAATAGAAGGTGAATAG
- a CDS encoding HyaD/HybD family hydrogenase maturation endopeptidase: protein MNRIAVVGLGNLLLADEGFGVHLIRFLQKNYIFQGVDIIDGGTIGFQLIEYFLNYEHLIFVDAIKVDDKPGSVYKFPLSEVPPNLTFVSSIHEIGLGDVLHHVALMGEEKDAVVIGIVPLAITPNELSMELTPLLESKIEPVAKLVLEEIVKLGGNYARRSNS, encoded by the coding sequence ATGAATAGAATTGCTGTTGTCGGGTTAGGGAACCTTCTGCTTGCCGATGAAGGCTTTGGGGTTCACCTAATCCGTTTTCTTCAAAAAAATTACATATTTCAAGGTGTCGATATTATAGATGGTGGCACGATTGGTTTTCAATTGATTGAGTATTTTCTAAATTATGAGCATTTGATTTTTGTTGATGCGATTAAGGTTGATGATAAACCAGGCAGTGTCTATAAATTTCCCTTAAGTGAAGTTCCGCCCAACTTGACATTTGTCTCATCAATTCATGAGATAGGTCTTGGTGATGTTTTGCATCATGTTGCTTTAATGGGAGAAGAAAAGGATGCCGTTGTCATAGGGATTGTTCCGCTTGCCATTACGCCAAATGAGTTAAGCATGGAGCTTACACCTTTGCTTGAAAGTAAGATAGAACCTGTCGCTAAGCTTGTGCTTGAAGAGATAGTAAAACTTGGTGGAAATTATGCACGAAGGAGCAATAGCTGA
- the cybH gene encoding Ni/Fe-hydrogenase, b-type cytochrome subunit has product MKCLKKKYEWTIGIRFLHWITFIAIAVLTFTGFYIASPFWFVHTPGTKEAYKIFSMANVRLIHFIAAYVFIFAIILRLYYAFFSRHDADWKYFLFGWLDVKGWFLTLKNYLTFKPYGVEGLKSDKYNPVQSLAYFAFILFSILQIITGIILYTMNDNSIRGVAFVQKLLFPVVQLFGGYPNVRIAHHLITWFFIVFVIAHVYMVIAHDIGEKNGSLSSMFTGYKCEEKNE; this is encoded by the coding sequence ATGAAGTGTCTGAAGAAAAAATATGAGTGGACTATAGGCATAAGGTTTCTTCATTGGATTACATTTATAGCTATAGCCGTCCTTACATTTACCGGCTTTTATATAGCCAGCCCTTTCTGGTTTGTTCATACGCCGGGAACAAAGGAAGCTTACAAGATATTCTCAATGGCGAATGTTAGACTAATTCATTTTATTGCAGCTTATGTGTTTATATTCGCCATCATATTAAGGCTTTATTATGCATTTTTCTCACGCCACGATGCAGATTGGAAGTATTTTCTCTTTGGGTGGTTGGATGTTAAAGGTTGGTTTTTGACGCTTAAGAATTACCTTACTTTCAAGCCTTACGGTGTTGAAGGTTTAAAAAGCGATAAATACAACCCTGTTCAATCACTCGCCTATTTTGCTTTTATACTCTTTTCTATTCTCCAGATAATTACTGGCATCATACTTTATACAATGAATGACAACTCAATAAGAGGCGTTGCTTTCGTTCAGAAACTTCTCTTTCCTGTTGTCCAGCTATTTGGTGGTTATCCCAATGTAAGAATTGCCCACCATCTAATCACATGGTTCTTTATCGTATTTGTTATTGCGCATGTTTATATGGTTATCGCACACGATATAGGCGAGAAGAACGGCTCGCTCTCTTCCATGTTTACGGGTTATAAGTGCGAAGAGAAGAATGAATAG